The genomic DNA TCCAGATCTTCGGCCGGCGGATGGGCTGGTTCATCGTCGGCGGATGGTTCGGCGCGGGTGCCTTCGCAGGCCTGATGATCAAGGCGCTGCGCGCTCGGCCTACTGCGAAGCAGGCCTGGCTGTTGCTGCTGGCCACCGGGGTGAGTTACTCGATCTTCGAGGAATTCCTGGTCACCTCCGGCGGGATGTACCAGTACTACGGCAACCAGCCAATGTGGTGGCACAGCCTTCCGCTGTGGTGGACGCCCTGCAACGTCATCGGTTGTGCGCTGCTGCCCGCCGCGTTCGGCTACCGCTACCAGCACGTCCTTTCGGGCTGGCGCGCCTCGGTGATGCTGCTGGTCGTGCCGGCGTGCGTCGCCGGCGCTTACGCGCTCATCGCGATGCCGTCATGGATCGTCGTCAACGCCGATTACCCGTGGCTGCCGACACAACTGGCCGGCCTGGCCACCTGGGCGCTCGGAATCGGCCTGATCGCCGTGGTCCTGAACCTGTTCCTGGGCTACCGCCCGTTCGACCCGGACAGTCGCCCCTGGCCGCCGGGCACGGCGCCGCGCTACGTGCCGGAGGAGAGCACCGGGTAGGAGGGGTCGTTACGGTCCCGCGTCGCAGGTTCCCCGCCCGGAATCGGTACGAAGGCGCCCTGCTGCTCGACCTGCCATTCCGATACCAGCGTGCGATGGGCGATCCGCCAGCCGGCCTCGGGACGGTGCTCGAAGCGGTCGAGGTAGCGGGCGCCGAAGACCCGTAGTGCCGATCCGTCGGCCGTGACGTGGTGGGCGACCACGTAGCTCTCGACCCCGGCCCGGTCGCCGTCCACTTCGATCGTGATGTTGCTCAGGGTGTGCATCGTCGAGGAGAAGCGCGTCCGCAGTACCTCCAGCACCCAACCGACGTAGTCCGCGACGCTGCCGCGGAAGTGATCCCCGTGCTCGTCGGTGCCGTCGACGTGGTAGGCCGAGCGGATCAAGTCGGCGTCCATGCGGTCGATGCCCCGGCAGTAGGCATGCAATGCCGCGGTTATCTCACGTTCGGCCTCGGCCCGATCACTCATTCGGTTCGAACACCACCTTCAGCCGGGTGAGGTTGTGCTGCACGAAGTTGGGTGCCCAGCAGTCCGCCGCCTCGTCCCGGGACAAGGCCAGACTGCGGATCCGCGCGAGCAGGGTCCGCACGGCGATCCGGGCCTCGGCCCGGGCCAGCGGGGCGCCCAGGCAGAAGTGCGGTCCCTGGGCGAACGACAGGTGCCGTCGGCCGTCGCTGCCTCGGTCGAGCAGCGGGTCGTCGGCTTCCGGGAACTGGTCGCGGTCACGGTTTCCGGAGCCGTAGACCAGCCAGACGAATTCCCCCGCGGCGATCGGAGCATCGCCGATCGAGGTGTCGCGCAGGGCGAACCGGAAGAGCCCCTGCACCGGCGGTTCGAGCCGCAGGGTTTCCTCGACGAAGGCGGGGATCAGGCTTGGATCGGCCCGGAGTTTGTCCTGGAGCGCGGCTTGCCGGGTGAGCAACCAGACGCATGAGGCGATCAGCGAGTTCGTGGTCTCGTTCCCGCCGACCAGGAACAGGGTGAGCATCTGCAGGCGTTCCTCGGCGCACAGGTCGGCCTGCGCGACGTCGGTGACCAGGTCGTCGCGCGGGGCCACGACGCGATCGGCCAACTCCGCGGTGAAGAAGTCGTAGCACTCGTCGATCGACCGGATCAGTTCGATGATCTGCTCACGCGGGAGGGTGGGCCGGCCGTTGGCGCGGACGAATGCGTCCGACCAGCGCTTCAGCGTAGCCACGTCTGCGCCCTCGATGCCCAGCGCTCGGGCGATGACCGCCATGGGCAGCGGAAGGGCAAGTTCCGCGACGATGTCGGCGTGCCCTCGGTCGGCGAACGCCGCGACCAGCGACTCGGCCAGCGTCGTGATCGGCTCCTCGAGTGCCTGCACGCGTCGGGGGCTGAACACCTTGTTCATCATCCGGCGCTGCTGGCCGTGGCGGGGTGGGTCGCAGTTGACCAGGGCGGCGCCTTGGGCCGCGATGCCCAGCCGGCGGTGCGCCGCCGCGCGCACGTCGTCGGAATATGACGGGTCCTGCGCCACGGTGCGAGCGATCGTCGTCGCGGCTCCTGGGCCGGACTGCCGGGCGGAGGAGAAGTCCTCCGGGCGCAGCAGGACGTCGAGGATGTCGGCGTGCCGGGTCACCGCCCAGGCCGACAGGCCGTCGACCCAGTGCACCGGGTGTTCGGCGCGCAGGTGAGCGTAGACGTCGTACGGCGAGCGGACGAGATCAGGGGTGGCCGAGGCGAACAGGCCCTCATGCGGACACTGTTCTGCCATGGGAGGACGCTAACAAGCCGGGCGCCTAAAGGTCCAGTGATCGACCATTGAGAACGCGACTTTCCTGGCGTAGCCTCGGCGCCGTGGAGGATCCGTTCCGCCTGGACGGCAGGCGAGCTCTGGTCACCGGCGGTAGCACCGGGATCGGCGCCGCGATCGCCGTCCTGTTGCGGGATCGTGGCGCCGAGGTGGTGGTCTGCGGACGGAACACCGATCGGGGCGCGGAATTCGCGGCGAGCACCGGTATTCGGTTCGTACGTGCCGACGTCACCGACGAGGTCGACGTGGCCGCGCTCGCCGCGGCGTGCGAGGGCACCTCGGTGCTGGTGAACAATGCCGGGCCGACCGACCTGCTGCACACCCGCACGGTCGACGGCCCGGTAGGCGCGGTGAGCCCGGCGAACTGGCGCCGCGTGCTCGACGCGACACTGACCGGCGCCTACCTGACGACCCATCACCTGCTGCCGGAACTGACCCGTGCGCCGCAGTCCGCGGTCGTGAACATCTCCTCGATCGCCGCCGTGCAGGCGATGCCCGGCTTCGACGCCTACGCCGCCGGCAAGGGTGGACTGGAATCGTTGACCCGCTCGCTCGCCGCCGGCTACGCCCACCTGGGTCTGCGCGCCAACGCGGTCCGGGTGGGCTCGATCGCGGTCGACCACGGAGCAGGCGAACGGCGTCGTGGCGTGGAGGCGGACCCGCGTCCGGACGCGTGGCGGCGCCCCGAACCACCTCGCGCCGGATGGCCGCAGGACGTCGCCAACGCTGTGCTGTTCCTCGCCTCGCCCGCGAGCGCCTACGTCACCGGGGTCGTGCTGCCGGTCGACGGCGGGCTGGAGATGCGTTCGCTGATGCCGTGGCAGACTCCGCGTCCGGGGCGCCCCGCGGACTGACTGGGCGTCAGACCGAGACGGTCTGGACCGTCCGCTGCGGTGCCGGCACTGCGGTCGCGGTCCGCAGCGGGCCGAGCAGCACCTGGCCGATCAGGTACGCCGAGCCTGCCGCGATCAGTACCCCGGCCACCGCGGCGACATCGCGCCACACGTCGCCGACGCTCATGTTGATCGTGGCGTAGGTCGGCCAGCCCGCCCACAACTGCCAGGCCGAGAACGCGGACGGGACGATCGGCAGCGCGGTCAGCGCACCGCGCACGCCCCAGCGGCGAACGGCCAACGCGAGCAGGGCGCCACCGAGCAACTCGCCGTAGTTCACCGGCACCCACCACAGCGGGAAATGGCTGCCGATCCGCCAGGGCTGAGAGCCGTAGTAGTCGTAGGCGCTGTTGATGACGAAGCCCTCGAGAACGACGTTCATCACGGCCTGGGCGAGCAGGACGTAGCCGAAGATCCGCCAGTTCCGGGTCTGGAACGCCAGGTAGAACACGTAGCACGCCACACCGGCGAATCCGGTGTACACGAACATCGCCCAGTACGGGTACTGAATGGGTTGGGCGAGGTCGCCGAACTCCGTCCAGGCGAAGTGATTGCCGCGGTAGAAGCGCATCTTGCCCAGGACGTCCCAGACCGGTTCGGTGAGGTTGCAGGCCAGGCTGGCGACGAGGCAGAGAGCAAGGATCGGGTTACGGCGCAGGCCCAACTCGGCCAGCGCCCACAGCACGAAGAGGCCGGCGCCGATCGCGCCGATCGCGAAGAACGCGTCGGCCCGGTCGGTGGAGATCGTCGGGATGTTGGTGATGTCCCGGTCGAACGGGAGTACGGCCGGCAGCGCAGCGATCATGGCCACATTCCTCGGAAGTAGGGACCGGGTACCCCGGCGCGGGCGTAGTCGCCCTTGGGGTCGTAGACCTTCGTGTTCGCGTAGACCCAGGGGGCGAGGGTGTCGCCACTGTTGGTCAGCCGGTAGGACGCCCAAACGGCGTTGTACGGGACGTACCCCAGTGCGGTGATCAGGACCGCGACGGCGATCTCGCCGGCGACCGGGCGGTGGCGCAGGATGCGGATACGCGAAGCGATCCGGGTTCCCACCCGTGACCCGTCCGGTGCGCGCTGCAGCAGCACCGCCGTCAGGCCGGTGAGCACCGACAGGGTCAGCGGATCCGTCCACGGGTACTGCCACGGAGTCTGTCCGCGGATCGCGGCCCAGCCAGGGATCTGGGTGTAGGTCCAGTACTCGATCCGGCACATGAACAGATTGACCAGCACCCAGTTGATCGGGATCGCGACGGCGAACGTGACACCGAAGACCGTCCGCAGCGGCCGAGGCAGGGTCGTGGTGCGCCGCGCGAAAAGGGAAGTGATCGCCAGCGCCGGGAAGATGAACAGGTACGGGTAAGCGACGGTGTTGATGATCGGCTCGACCGTCGGGGAGACATCGAAGAAAGACCAACTCGTCGGGAAATGCAGAAGTTCGGGGTTCATCGCCGCCGAACTGGTCCAGTTCGCGAATGCGTCGGTCAGCCCGCCCATGACGAACAAGCCGGCCAGCACAGGCAGCGCTGGATGGAGCCGGCCGTGCCGGCGCGACCAGAGCACGAAGTGCGTCAGAAACAGGCTCGAGGCGATCAGCGTCGCGATCTGGACGGTCGTGATCCAGTGGTGGTAGCCCCACAGCTGCGGATAGGACTCCACCGACCGGTCGGCGAGAATGCGGCCGCCCGGGCCGTGCTCGGCGGTGAGCAGTACGACAGTCACGAGCGCGCAGGCAGCGCCGA from Sporichthyaceae bacterium includes the following:
- a CDS encoding nuclear transport factor 2 family protein, whose translation is MSDRAEAEREITAALHAYCRGIDRMDADLIRSAYHVDGTDEHGDHFRGSVADYVGWVLEVLRTRFSSTMHTLSNITIEVDGDRAGVESYVVAHHVTADGSALRVFGARYLDRFEHRPEAGWRIAHRTLVSEWQVEQQGAFVPIPGGEPATRDRNDPSYPVLSSGT
- a CDS encoding cytochrome P450 — encoded protein: MAEQCPHEGLFASATPDLVRSPYDVYAHLRAEHPVHWVDGLSAWAVTRHADILDVLLRPEDFSSARQSGPGAATTIARTVAQDPSYSDDVRAAAHRRLGIAAQGAALVNCDPPRHGQQRRMMNKVFSPRRVQALEEPITTLAESLVAAFADRGHADIVAELALPLPMAVIARALGIEGADVATLKRWSDAFVRANGRPTLPREQIIELIRSIDECYDFFTAELADRVVAPRDDLVTDVAQADLCAEERLQMLTLFLVGGNETTNSLIASCVWLLTRQAALQDKLRADPSLIPAFVEETLRLEPPVQGLFRFALRDTSIGDAPIAAGEFVWLVYGSGNRDRDQFPEADDPLLDRGSDGRRHLSFAQGPHFCLGAPLARAEARIAVRTLLARIRSLALSRDEAADCWAPNFVQHNLTRLKVVFEPNE
- a CDS encoding SDR family NAD(P)-dependent oxidoreductase; amino-acid sequence: MEDPFRLDGRRALVTGGSTGIGAAIAVLLRDRGAEVVVCGRNTDRGAEFAASTGIRFVRADVTDEVDVAALAAACEGTSVLVNNAGPTDLLHTRTVDGPVGAVSPANWRRVLDATLTGAYLTTHHLLPELTRAPQSAVVNISSIAAVQAMPGFDAYAAGKGGLESLTRSLAAGYAHLGLRANAVRVGSIAVDHGAGERRRGVEADPRPDAWRRPEPPRAGWPQDVANAVLFLASPASAYVTGVVLPVDGGLEMRSLMPWQTPRPGRPAD
- a CDS encoding spirocyclase AveC family protein codes for the protein MVTLANEVRPEAARGPARPLAIATLGAACALVTVVLLTAEHGPGGRILADRSVESYPQLWGYHHWITTVQIATLIASSLFLTHFVLWSRRHGRLHPALPVLAGLFVMGGLTDAFANWTSSAAMNPELLHFPTSWSFFDVSPTVEPIINTVAYPYLFIFPALAITSLFARRTTTLPRPLRTVFGVTFAVAIPINWVLVNLFMCRIEYWTYTQIPGWAAIRGQTPWQYPWTDPLTLSVLTGLTAVLLQRAPDGSRVGTRIASRIRILRHRPVAGEIAVAVLITALGYVPYNAVWASYRLTNSGDTLAPWVYANTKVYDPKGDYARAGVPGPYFRGMWP